The proteins below come from a single Lineus longissimus chromosome 5, tnLinLong1.2, whole genome shotgun sequence genomic window:
- the LOC135488005 gene encoding solute carrier family 15 member 4-like — MASFSYERLGESNESTSFSRNKNRRDSLRRSYGANDQTRHHGSETDQQISLADSRRPCQRIGFDRSIGMLCIVLHESCYSAAFYMLVPGLYYMRDGGPLKYTDNQAAAIILVFTGFAFFLPLIGGIIGDIALGRYKAILYGAVMQFLGMVILLIYAILVYVDNTGAGPQLSIPVAKFLFITSLCLIALGLGFNKANVTIFGAGQLYDTTFSAQKIQSYYRWYMFAINLGRLLAFCPISMFLLNYVPVPPKTSHNTSTVEPTAGTYHKDILAIVANVIQVVFVGAGIFIFMIGKARYKMIKPSGGNHMYYIFCFTRHDRRMNELAAYNSVHKEYRDQMNIYKRAIFRLTLIMAALISLYAIYEAVAYQKISIFMLQFIELSQPIGITVHLPLPFMNAFSCLVVVFSVPLLECLASKQQSADDVPEAEIDDVIAQWAKDDGTGNKKPSSVMRRASISKYFGSRTRNFSSISGGFNADALNEQLRRQIAEDISITKHRRDLLVRMGIGLICAAIVALCAGILETMRKKYTLSVFCQVPQYVIMGIGEVAEISAYEFASTESLPGLQGFTIGMFISTYGLGCFIAYFCYVAESGSLIDLKDLNDIQMEDVYFGHSVLMILVTLAFTILARQYLIEHKCRLEEPKCPYSADTEEGNFA; from the exons ATGGCGTCCTTTAGTTACGAGAGACTCGGTGAAAGCAACGAAAGTACCAGCTTTTCTAGAAACAAGAATCGGCGTGACTCTCTTAGACGGTCATATGGAGCCAACGACCAAACACGGCATCATGGAAGTGAAACTGACCAGCAAATCAGTCTTGCGGATTCGAGGAGACCGTGTCAACGTATCGGCTTTGACCGTTCCATTGGAATGTTGTGCATCGTGCTGCACGAAAGTTGCTATTCTGCTGCATTCTACATGCTGGTCCCAGGCTTGTACTACATGAGGGATGGAGGCCCCCTGAAGTACACCGACAACCAGGCCGCGGCTATCATATTAGTGTTTACAG GTTTTGCTTTCTTCCTACCGCTGATTGGTGGAATTATTGGAGACATCGCCCTTGGGCGTTACAAGGCAATTTTATATGGAGCCGTCATGCAATTCCTCGGAATGGTCATTCTACTGATCTATGCCATTCTAGTGTATGTTGATAACACTGGAGCCGGACCGCAACTTTCAATTCCG GTGGCTAAGTTCCTCTTCATAACCTCACTGTGCCTAATAGCTCTTGGTTTGGGATTCAACAAGGCCAATGTGACTATATTCGGAGCAGGACAGCTGTACGACACCACCTTCAGCGCGCAAAAGATCCAGTCGTACTACAGATG GTACATGTTTGCTATCAACCTCGGAAGGCTGTTAGCTTTCTGCCCTATTTCCATGTTTCTGCTGAATTACGTACCAGTACCACCCAAGACATCGCATAACACCTCAACAGTTGAACCTACAGCTGGAACATATCACAAGGACATTTTGGCGATTGTAGCGAATGTTATCCAAGTTGTATTTGTGGGAGCaggcatttttattttcatgattggGAAGGCTAGGTACAAGATGATAAAACCGTCTG GGGGAAACCACATGTATTATATCTTCTGTTTCACTCGACATGACCGCAGGATGAACGAACTTGCGGCATACAACAGTGTACACAAGGAGTACAGGGACCAAATGAATATTTACAAACGGGCAATTTTCCGGCTTACCCTTATCATGGCCGCATTGATTTCCTTGTACGCCATATATGAGGCTGTTGCTTATCAG aaaatttcaatatttatgCTACAGTTCATAgagctgtcacaaccaattgGCATTACCGTTCACCTACCCTTGCCCTTCATGAACGCTTTTTCATGCCTGGTCGTAGTTTTCTCGGTGCCACTATTGGAATGCCTCGCAAGCAAGCAACAGTCGGCTGATGACGTCCCGGAGGCGGAAATAGACGACGTGATTGCACAATGGGCAAAAGATGACGGAACCGGAAATAAAAAGCCTTCCTCGGTCATGCGCCGAGCCAGCATTAGCAAGTATTTTGGATCAAGAACAAGAAACTTCAGTAGCATTTCAGGTGGATTTAATGCAGATGCGCTCAATGAACAGCTCAGGCGACAAATCGCAGAGGATATTTCTATAACGAAACACAGACGTGACCTTTTGGTTCGAATGG GAATTGGTCTCATTTGCGCTGCTATTGTTGCTCTTTGTGCTGGGATTCTCGAGACTATGCGCAAGAAATACACGTTATCTGTCTTTTGCCAGGTACCACAATATGTTATAATGGGGATAGGAGAAGTCGCCGAAATATCTG CCTATGAGTTCGCCAGTACCGAAAGTTTACCTGGACTGCAAGGGTTCACGATTGGCATGTTCATATCGACTTACGGTCTTGGGTgttttattgcatatttctgTTATGTAGCGGAATCAGGCTCGTTAA TTGATCTCAAAGACCTGAACGATATCCAAATGGAGGATGTCTACTTCGGGCATTCCGTCTTGATGATACTGGTCACTCTGGCCTTCACCATCCTGGCAAGGCAGTACCTAATTGAACACAAATGCAGATTGGAGGAGCCGAAATGTCCTTACAGTGCAGATACGGAAGAAGGAAATTTCGCCTAA